One window from the genome of Musa acuminata AAA Group cultivar baxijiao chromosome BXJ1-4, Cavendish_Baxijiao_AAA, whole genome shotgun sequence encodes:
- the LOC135650980 gene encoding uncharacterized protein LOC135650980 isoform X2, with the protein MEAVRSLPISSVSYLLRGRPALPSKPPSNSNSTSFFTRRKRRPSPAGSAPARGPRESFRISSNVNGEKADESRFFDEDGVVEDMDGYLNYLSLEYDSVWDTKPSWCQPWTILLTGVAVVACSWTVLHSAAISVGLSILICGWWYIFLYAYPKAYSNMIAERRKRVSSGIEDTFGIEKKG; encoded by the exons ATGGAAGCAGTCCGTTCGCTACCCATCTCCTCCGTCTCTTATCTGCTCCGCGGCCGCCCAGCCCTGCCGTCGAAACCCCCCTCGAATTCCAACTCCACCTCTTTCTTTACCCGGCGGAAGAGGAGACCCTCACCCGCCGGATCGGCTCCCGCGCGCGGCCCTCGCGAGTCCTTCCGCATTAGCTCGAACGTCAACGGCGAGAAGGCCGACGAGTCCCGGTTCTTCGATGAGGATGGCGTGGTGGAAGACATGGACGGCTACCTCAACTACCTATCACTCGAGTACGACTCCGTCTGGGACACCAAACCCTCATG GTGTCAGCCGTGGACCATATTGCTTACTGGAGTTGCAGTAGTTGCATGTAGCTGGACTGTTCTTCATTCAGCAGCAATAAGTGTTGGATTATCCATTTTGATATGTGGATGGTGGTACATCTTTCTGTATGCATATCCTAAG GCATATTCAAACATGATAGCTGAAAGAAGAAAAAGGGTGAGCAGCGGAATTGAAGATACATTTGGTATTGAAAAGAAAGGATGA
- the LOC135650980 gene encoding uncharacterized protein LOC135650980 isoform X1, which translates to MEAVRSLPISSVSYLLRGRPALPSKPPSNSNSTSFFTRRKRRPSPAGSAPARGPRESFRISSNVNGEKADESRFFDEDGVVEDMDGYLNYLSLEYDSVWDTKPSWCQPWTILLTGVAVVACSWTVLHSAAISVGLSILICGWWYIFLYAYPKAYSNMIAERRKRVSSGIEDTFEDSENSTEDQ; encoded by the exons ATGGAAGCAGTCCGTTCGCTACCCATCTCCTCCGTCTCTTATCTGCTCCGCGGCCGCCCAGCCCTGCCGTCGAAACCCCCCTCGAATTCCAACTCCACCTCTTTCTTTACCCGGCGGAAGAGGAGACCCTCACCCGCCGGATCGGCTCCCGCGCGCGGCCCTCGCGAGTCCTTCCGCATTAGCTCGAACGTCAACGGCGAGAAGGCCGACGAGTCCCGGTTCTTCGATGAGGATGGCGTGGTGGAAGACATGGACGGCTACCTCAACTACCTATCACTCGAGTACGACTCCGTCTGGGACACCAAACCCTCATG GTGTCAGCCGTGGACCATATTGCTTACTGGAGTTGCAGTAGTTGCATGTAGCTGGACTGTTCTTCATTCAGCAGCAATAAGTGTTGGATTATCCATTTTGATATGTGGATGGTGGTACATCTTTCTGTATGCATATCCTAAG GCATATTCAAACATGATAGCTGAAAGAAGAAAAAGGGTGAGCAGCGGAATTGAAGATACATTTG AGGATTCAGAGAACTCGACCGAGGATCAATAG